A window of the Helianthus annuus cultivar XRQ/B chromosome 4, HanXRQr2.0-SUNRISE, whole genome shotgun sequence genome harbors these coding sequences:
- the LOC118491426 gene encoding receptor-like protein EIX2: protein MTTRLSFSSFSSCHLCLLVVLALFRSCSSKQNSEPVLCIDAERQALLRFKHGLTDETHRLASWVAENKDCCNWYGITCDNSTGHVHRVHLPGHGGHCPAYSVSYFTEKEYTDASKQRLKGDISRSLLDLKQLKHLDLSCNDFRGIQVPKFIGSLQNLKYLNLSNSKFGGTIPPQLGNLSNLNVLCLGSFHEFNSTRNQQA from the coding sequence ATGACTACTAGACTTTCGTTTTCTAGTTTCTCTTCTTGTCACTTGTGCCTTCTTGTTGTTCTAGCCTTGTTTCGTTCATGCTCATCCAAACAAAACTCTGAACCTGTATTATGCATTGACGCCGAGAGACAAGCACTTCTCCGGTTCAAGCATGGCTTGACTGATGAAACTCATCGACTTGCATCCTGGGTTGCCGAGAACAAAGATTGTTGCAACTGGTATGGGATTACTTGTGATAATTCTACAGGTCATGTTCATCGGGTTCATCTTCCTGGACATGGTGGTCATTGTCCTGCTTATTCAGTTAGTTACTTCACTGAAAAAGAATACACAGACGCATCAAAACAGAGATTGAAAGGGGATATAAGTAGATCCTTGTTGGACCTAAAGCAACTCAAGCATTTGGACTTGAGTTGCAATGATTTTAGAGGGATCCAGGTTCCTAAATTCATTGGTTCTCTtcaaaaccttaaatatcttaACCTTTCGAATTCCAAATTTGGTGGAACTATCCCTCCACAACTAGGGAATCTTTCAAACTTGAACGTCCTTTGTCTTGGAAGTTTTCACGAATTCAACTCAACGAGGAATCAACAAGCGTGA
- the LOC118491427 gene encoding LRR receptor-like serine/threonine-protein kinase GSO1, whose protein sequence is MQWLSGLGMLHHLDMSGVDLSKAVDWLQVINTLPSLVELHLSSCALSDIHPYVHRLNLTSLSLLDLSGNYFYISVPPQWISSMTSLVSLDLSMSFLGPLPSFRNLTSLEFLYLNGNNLMNSSLVLEELSNSNLISLGISSCGISSSLIDSLHNLTSLLSLDLSYNQLTRIIPKSLGNLCNIREIDLSRNSFGNITLTYLLKSFLECKSPTLESLSLRGNYIDSIIPLTIGQLSLLRTLDISLNQVSGPIPYSMERLSSLEVLDLSDNRINGSLPNWIGRLSSLKELILSNNQLDGSLPDSLGQLSKLNSLGFSNNSLTGVVTESHFAKLVSLNYLDGAGNNLTFRPQI, encoded by the coding sequence ATGCAGTGGTTGTCTGGTCTCGGTATGTTGCATCACCTGGATATGAGTGGTGTGGACCTTAGCAAGGCAGTTGATTGGCTTCAGGTGATCAATACCCTTCCTTCTTTGGTTGAACTACATTTATCTAGTTGTGCACTCTCAGATATCCATCCATATGTTCATCGTCTTAATCTAACGTCCCTTTCCTTACTTGATCTTTCTGGTAACTATTTTTATATATCCGTGCCGCCACAGTGGATATCTAGTATGACCAGTCTGGTTTCTTTAGATTTAAGTATGAGCTTTCTTGGCCCTCTTCCTAGCTTCCGCAATTTGACATCTCTTGAATTTCTTTATCTGAATGGTAACAATTTGATGAACTCCTCATTAGTATTAGAAGAATTGTCCAATAGTAACCTCATCTCATTAGGTATTAGTTCTTGTGGTATTTCAAGTTCACTTATCGATTCACTTCACAACTTAACCTCTCTTCTTAGCCTTGACCTTTCATACAATCAACTCACCAGGATAATACCTAAATCATTAGGTAACCTTTGTAATATAAGAGAGATTGATTTGTCACGTAATAGTTTTGGTAATATTACTCTAACATATCTTCTTAAAAGTTTTCTTGAATGCAAATCACCTACCTTAGAGTCATTGTCCTTGCGTGGGAACTATATAGATAGTATAATTCCTCTTACTATAGGACAATTATCTCTTCTAAGGACGTTAGATATTAGTCTAAACCAAGTTTCTGGTCCCATACCATACTCAATGGAGCGGTTATCTTCATTGGAGGTGTTGGATCTTTCAGATAACCGCATAAACGGCAGCCTTCCCAATTGGATTGGACGACTATCGTCATTGAAGGAGTTAATTCTTTCAAATAACCAACTAGATGGCAGCCTTCCTGATAGCCTTGGTCAACTTTCAAAGTTGAATTCTTTAGGTTTTTCTAACAATTCGTTGACGGGTGTTGTGACAGAATCTCACTTTGCAAAACTAGTGAGCTTGAATTATCTAGATGGAGCAGGAAACAACTTAACTTTCAGACCGCAAATTTGA